One window of Microcoleus sp. FACHB-831 genomic DNA carries:
- a CDS encoding chlorophyll a/b-binding protein, with product MQAQREDRNAVKFGFTPQAENWNGRFAMIGFAAAVLIELVTGQGVLHFWGFI from the coding sequence ATGCAAGCTCAACGTGAAGATCGGAACGCTGTGAAGTTTGGCTTTACGCCGCAAGCGGAAAACTGGAATGGGCGTTTCGCGATGATTGGTTTTGCTGCTGCGGTACTTATTGAATTGGTTACTGGTCAAGGCGTGCTGCATTTCTGGGGATTTATTTAA
- a CDS encoding DUF2294 domain-containing protein: MDPSYPTRGQLERTLSQRIQALYRTQLGHQPSKVTCQIFDEKIAIILENSITQPEQFLANNGQADLAEQVRADLDKAIQPQLKALIEEVVGVSVIDLLSDAKLETARTGTIAVLAAPPQIRNPT, encoded by the coding sequence ATGGACCCTTCTTACCCTACTCGTGGGCAATTAGAACGAACCCTCTCCCAGCGTATCCAGGCGCTATACCGCACTCAACTAGGGCATCAGCCAAGTAAAGTGACTTGCCAAATTTTTGATGAAAAAATTGCCATTATTCTGGAGAATTCCATTACCCAACCCGAGCAATTTCTGGCTAACAACGGTCAAGCGGATTTAGCTGAACAAGTAAGGGCAGATTTAGATAAAGCAATTCAGCCGCAGCTTAAAGCCCTAATAGAAGAAGTAGTTGGCGTATCTGTGATAGACCTGCTCAGCGACGCTAAATTAGAAACAGCCCGGACAGGCACTATTGCTGTTTTGGCTGCTCCGCCTCAAATTCGCAATCCCACCTAA
- a CDS encoding response regulator → MTYLEQTVDMELSRGSGQTNIDKQRLVLAVDDNEDNLMLITFVLELFGCSFISASDGQTALALIQDNHPDLILLDIMLPDLDGIEFVSRLRQNPRTNMIPVIAVTAMARTEDRDRILSAGCNDYISKPYIVDDLEALLRRYLS, encoded by the coding sequence ATGACTTACCTTGAACAGACCGTGGATATGGAACTTTCTCGCGGTAGCGGCCAAACTAACATTGACAAACAGCGATTAGTTTTGGCAGTAGATGACAATGAAGATAACTTAATGTTGATAACGTTTGTCTTGGAGCTGTTCGGTTGCTCGTTTATCAGTGCCTCAGATGGCCAGACTGCTCTAGCTTTAATACAAGATAACCATCCAGATTTGATTCTGCTTGATATTATGTTGCCCGACTTGGACGGCATAGAATTTGTTAGCCGTTTGAGACAAAATCCGCGCACAAATATGATTCCAGTGATAGCAGTAACGGCTATGGCAAGAACAGAAGACCGCGATCGCATTCTATCGGCAGGCTGTAATGATTACATCAGCAAGCCGTACATAGTTGACGATCTTGAAGCCCTGCTCCGACGCTATCTCAGTTAA
- a CDS encoding chlorophyll a/b-binding protein gives MQAHQKAEKFGFTAQAESLNGRLAMIGFVAAVMTEVATGQGVLHWLGLL, from the coding sequence ATGCAAGCTCATCAAAAAGCTGAAAAATTTGGGTTTACAGCACAAGCTGAAAGTTTGAACGGGCGTTTGGCAATGATTGGTTTTGTCGCTGCTGTCATGACGGAAGTAGCAACTGGTCAAGGCGTGTTGCACTGGCTGGGGCTGCTGTAG
- a CDS encoding zinc-dependent dehydrogenase: MKAQVFRGVNQLSYEEVPMPEIAPDEVLVQVKVVGLCQSDIKKIRYPLYEPPRIFGHETAGAIAKVGSEVQGWEVGRRVVVMHHIPCMRCEYCLNDNFSMCDDYKNITTTAGFNPSGGGFAQYVKVPGHIVRNGGLIPIPDATTFEQASFVEPTNCCLKAVKKAQIAPGQTVLVTGAGPIGLMFVMLVKYFGGKAIATDLLPSRIEKALNVGAEAAFDARDPDLPAKIQAITNGLGVDTTLLAVPSEKAFFQALDCTRKGGKILFFAEFPESVEFPLNPNILYRREIDLMGSYSSSYRLQSLAADIVFNRRIDVDALISDRYPLEDLSKAVEQAIAPTPETYKILLYP, encoded by the coding sequence ATGAAAGCACAAGTATTTAGAGGCGTTAATCAACTAAGTTACGAAGAAGTGCCGATGCCGGAAATTGCACCGGATGAGGTACTGGTACAGGTTAAGGTTGTGGGCTTGTGTCAGTCTGATATCAAAAAGATTCGCTATCCTCTATACGAGCCGCCGCGCATTTTCGGGCATGAAACGGCTGGGGCGATCGCTAAGGTAGGCTCTGAAGTACAAGGATGGGAAGTTGGACGGCGTGTTGTCGTGATGCACCACATCCCTTGTATGCGCTGCGAATACTGCCTCAATGACAACTTCTCTATGTGCGATGACTACAAGAACATCACCACAACTGCTGGTTTTAACCCCAGTGGTGGCGGCTTTGCACAATATGTCAAGGTTCCAGGGCATATCGTTCGCAACGGTGGCTTGATTCCTATCCCCGATGCAACTACTTTTGAGCAAGCGAGTTTTGTTGAGCCGACTAACTGCTGTCTCAAAGCAGTTAAAAAAGCCCAAATTGCCCCCGGACAAACTGTTTTGGTGACTGGAGCTGGGCCGATTGGTTTGATGTTCGTTATGCTTGTGAAGTATTTCGGCGGGAAAGCGATCGCTACTGACTTGCTTCCCTCTCGCATTGAGAAAGCTTTGAATGTGGGCGCAGAAGCTGCTTTTGATGCCCGCGATCCAGATTTACCCGCCAAAATACAAGCAATTACCAATGGCTTGGGAGTTGATACAACGCTGTTAGCTGTTCCTAGTGAAAAGGCTTTTTTCCAAGCTCTAGACTGTACCCGCAAGGGGGGCAAAATTCTGTTTTTCGCTGAGTTTCCCGAATCGGTGGAATTTCCCCTTAACCCCAATATTCTCTATAGACGAGAAATTGATTTAATGGGTAGTTACAGTTCCTCTTATCGGTTGCAATCTTTGGCGGCAGATATTGTGTTTAATCGGCGGATTGATGTTGATGCCCTCATTAGCGATCGCTACCCGCTTGAAGATCTATCTAAGGCGGTAGAACAAGCGATCGCCCCCACTCCCGAAACCTACAAAATTTTGCTCTACCCCTAA
- the patX gene encoding heterocyst-inhibiting protein PatX — translation MRASTSIVLLGMISVALFFDFQQPQSQATSLRLSNDSEQRVAAKTNPRKPKGHPQRGSGRREFLQYHDSPIQQS, via the coding sequence ATGCGTGCTTCCACATCTATCGTTTTGTTGGGAATGATCTCAGTTGCGCTGTTTTTTGATTTTCAACAGCCTCAATCTCAAGCAACAAGCCTGCGGCTATCTAACGATTCTGAGCAACGTGTAGCCGCTAAAACTAACCCGCGCAAGCCTAAAGGCCACCCCCAGCGGGGTAGCGGGCGTCGAGAGTTCTTGCAATATCACGATTCTCCAATTCAGCAATCTTGA
- a CDS encoding polysaccharide deacetylase family protein has translation MQLAPLYPIVYPILKRSFPSCLWSGPETSRAIALTFDDGPHSQWTPKLLDVLDQYGVKASFFWLGVCVDRAPNIALEVYKRGHWLGLHGYDHRAFPRFSPADLKRSLEESQSAIARACQINPQNIRDVRPPNGLFTPQTINLLHQWQYRPVMWSVVPEDWERPGVSVVVQRVLRLVQNGSLIVLHDGYYGGQDVAETTALLIPQLLSQGYQFVTVDQLWQTARN, from the coding sequence ATGCAGCTAGCACCGCTTTATCCTATTGTGTACCCAATCCTCAAGCGCAGCTTTCCTAGCTGTCTGTGGTCGGGACCAGAAACTTCACGGGCGATCGCGCTCACCTTTGATGATGGCCCCCATAGCCAGTGGACGCCAAAACTCTTGGATGTATTAGACCAATATGGCGTAAAAGCCAGTTTTTTCTGGCTGGGTGTTTGTGTTGACCGCGCACCAAATATTGCTCTTGAAGTTTACAAGCGCGGTCATTGGCTGGGGCTGCACGGCTACGATCATCGCGCTTTTCCTCGTTTTAGTCCAGCAGACTTGAAGCGGAGTTTGGAAGAAAGCCAAAGTGCGATCGCGAGAGCCTGTCAAATAAACCCTCAAAACATTAGAGATGTCCGTCCTCCTAATGGCTTGTTCACACCCCAGACCATAAACTTATTGCACCAGTGGCAATATAGACCAGTGATGTGGAGCGTTGTACCGGAGGACTGGGAACGACCTGGGGTTTCAGTCGTAGTACAACGAGTTCTGCGCTTAGTTCAGAATGGTTCCTTAATTGTTTTGCATGATGGCTACTACGGCGGACAAGATGTTGCCGAAACAACTGCGCTGCTAATTCCCCAGCTCTTAAGCCAAGGCTACCAGTTTGTTACTGTTGACCAACTCTGGCAAACTGCTAGGAACTAA
- a CDS encoding PAS domain S-box protein, with product MLDFFNGLLSYRQFIPHGHCYLWQPELVGLHVVSDLLIAAAYYSLTAFLLYFVRQRHNVPFSGIFVLFGAFIIFCGTGHLMEVWTLWYPHYWLSGIVKAMTAAVSAYTAVELMPLIPKALAMPNPVLLEAANSKLENELKERLRAEEKLQERQEFLRSIYDGVANAIFVVDVLEDGTFRYGGLNPATESLTGLPSDALRGKTPSQALPPHLAEVLSQRYAECVGAGTTISYEECLPFPGEDRWWMTTLTPLYDNNGRIYRLIGTGTNITARKQAEAAVQKLNQELEIRVQQRTSELTYVNGQLLALVVERHEAQEALRESEEKYRSVVDNVKEVIFQTDAHGCWTFLNPAWAEITGFSVEESIGTTGLNYVHPDDRDRHLQLFQPLVEGKKNYCRGEIRYLTKSKNSFLSSPLSTATEGAVGYRWIEVYARLIPASDGTIIGTSGTLNDITERKAFEEALRESEELFRSAFEDAAIGIALIATDGRFLRVNRSLCDMLGYSEPELQATTIRAITHQDDLDITLKSHKRILDGDIHRFQIEKRYIHKRGHVVWIQLTNSVVQNVHGQPLYQVSQIQDITDRKRAEAEIFNALAKEKQLSELKSRFVSITSHEFRTPLTTILSAAELLEYYGHSWTEEEKLEQLHLIQAAVQQMTNLLDDILLIGRAEAGKLEFKPTIVDLIKFCRHLAAEIQLNAGTDCAIAVISNYQGITAAIDQKLLRQILSNLLINAIKYSPQGDKVTLELDCKNGEAVFQIQDRGIGIPKEDQQHLFEFFHRATNVGNISGTGLGLAIVKKCVDLHRGHISVLSEVGLGTTFRVCVPIYNQ from the coding sequence ATGTTGGATTTTTTTAATGGTTTGCTGTCTTATCGGCAGTTTATTCCGCATGGGCACTGTTACCTCTGGCAGCCAGAGTTAGTAGGGCTACATGTGGTGTCAGACCTGTTAATTGCCGCAGCATATTACTCGCTTACAGCGTTTCTGCTCTACTTCGTCCGCCAGCGCCATAATGTTCCCTTCAGCGGAATATTCGTCTTGTTTGGAGCCTTCATTATCTTTTGCGGCACCGGACATCTGATGGAAGTGTGGACGCTGTGGTATCCCCACTATTGGCTCTCGGGTATCGTGAAAGCGATGACAGCTGCGGTTTCTGCATACACCGCTGTGGAACTAATGCCATTGATACCCAAAGCACTAGCTATGCCAAATCCGGTTCTTTTGGAAGCAGCTAATAGCAAACTGGAAAACGAACTAAAGGAACGCCTACGAGCCGAGGAAAAACTGCAAGAGCGGCAAGAGTTTTTACGCAGCATTTATGACGGAGTGGCTAATGCGATTTTTGTCGTAGATGTCCTCGAAGATGGCACATTTCGTTACGGGGGGCTGAACCCAGCTACTGAAAGCTTGACAGGACTCCCGTCAGATGCTCTGCGGGGCAAGACGCCCTCACAGGCATTACCCCCACATCTAGCAGAGGTATTAAGCCAGCGCTATGCAGAGTGTGTTGGTGCAGGAACTACGATTTCTTACGAGGAATGTTTGCCATTCCCAGGAGAAGATAGGTGGTGGATGACAACCTTAACCCCCTTGTACGATAACAATGGGCGAATCTACAGGCTAATAGGCACAGGTACTAACATCACGGCTCGCAAGCAGGCAGAAGCGGCAGTACAAAAACTTAACCAAGAGCTAGAAATTAGAGTACAACAGCGGACATCTGAATTAACCTATGTGAACGGGCAACTACTGGCTCTCGTGGTCGAGCGGCACGAGGCGCAGGAGGCTCTGCGGGAGAGTGAGGAGAAATATCGGTCTGTCGTTGACAACGTTAAAGAAGTGATTTTCCAGACAGATGCACATGGTTGTTGGACGTTTCTTAATCCTGCCTGGGCAGAAATCACTGGTTTTTCCGTCGAAGAGAGCATCGGTACAACAGGTTTGAATTATGTTCATCCCGACGATCGCGATCGCCATTTACAGCTGTTTCAACCGCTGGTTGAAGGCAAAAAAAACTATTGCCGTGGCGAGATTCGCTACCTGACCAAAAGTAAAAATTCTTTCTTATCTTCCCCCCTCTCAACGGCGACTGAGGGAGCTGTAGGCTACCGCTGGATTGAAGTCTATGCCCGACTAATCCCTGCTAGCGACGGGACGATTATCGGCACTTCTGGTACGCTGAATGACATCACCGAGCGCAAAGCTTTTGAAGAGGCTTTGCGAGAAAGTGAGGAACTATTCAGAAGTGCTTTTGAGGATGCCGCCATTGGCATAGCCTTAATCGCAACCGATGGTCGTTTCTTGCGGGTTAATCGCTCTCTGTGCGATATGTTGGGCTACTCTGAGCCAGAATTGCAGGCTACAACCATCAGGGCAATCACCCATCAAGATGACTTGGATATCACCCTTAAATCTCACAAACGTATATTGGATGGTGATATTCACCGCTTCCAGATTGAAAAGCGATACATCCACAAACGCGGGCACGTAGTATGGATTCAGCTAACAAATTCCGTCGTACAGAACGTTCACGGGCAACCTCTTTACCAGGTTTCGCAGATCCAAGACATCACCGACCGCAAGCGTGCAGAAGCAGAAATTTTTAATGCTTTAGCAAAGGAGAAACAACTCAGCGAACTGAAATCTCGCTTTGTCTCTATAACGAGCCATGAATTCCGCACGCCGCTAACTACTATTTTGTCGGCAGCTGAATTACTAGAATATTACGGCCACAGCTGGACTGAAGAGGAAAAACTCGAACAACTACATCTGATTCAGGCAGCAGTTCAACAGATGACTAACTTGCTTGATGATATTTTGCTCATCGGTAGAGCTGAAGCAGGCAAGCTAGAGTTTAAACCGACCATTGTGGATCTGATAAAGTTCTGTCGCCATTTAGCAGCAGAAATACAACTGAATGCAGGTACCGACTGCGCGATCGCTGTTATTTCTAATTACCAAGGAATCACTGCTGCAATAGATCAAAAACTGCTGCGGCAAATTCTAAGTAATCTGCTCATTAACGCCATCAAGTACTCTCCCCAAGGTGACAAAGTGACGTTGGAGTTAGATTGCAAAAATGGTGAAGCCGTATTCCAGATTCAAGATCGGGGCATTGGTATTCCCAAAGAAGACCAGCAACACCTATTTGAGTTTTTTCATCGGGCAACAAATGTAGGCAACATCTCCGGTACCGGGTTGGGTTTGGCTATTGTAAAAAAGTGCGTGGACTTGCATCGCGGGCATATTTCCGTACTAAGTGAAGTTGGGCTTGGCACAACATTTAGAGTCTGCGTGCCGATCTATAACCAATAG
- a CDS encoding EAL domain-containing response regulator, which translates to MTDKYKKKILVIEDEPPVRNNLLILLKAEGFDAIAAVDGLAGLQLAQTHLPDLILCDIMMPNLDGYGVITALRSSPETASIPFIFLSAKADRSDLRQGMELGADDYLTKPFTRVELLGAIAARFERQVAINQPYSTPPLPAAERLNDIQTSLRHALERREFQPYYQPQIDLHTGKIMGAEVLLRWLHPRQGLVSPMEFIPLAEETGWIIPIGEWVLHTACTQAKAWQLAGLSPLQIAVNLSARQFNQPNLRNRVLQILQETNLEPKYLELELTESTIVENPKIAIQIMSDFKNLGIEISIDDFGTGYSSLNYLKQFPFNTLKIDRLFVSNINNDAKNAAITTAITQMAHTLNLKVIAEGVETQAELSFLCQHNCDAAQGYLFSRPIPAGEFEKLLVADKFWELDAE; encoded by the coding sequence ATGACGGATAAATATAAGAAAAAAATTCTCGTAATTGAAGACGAGCCGCCCGTGAGAAACAACCTGCTAATACTTCTGAAAGCAGAGGGATTTGACGCGATCGCCGCAGTGGATGGTCTCGCTGGTTTACAGTTAGCACAGACGCACTTACCCGATCTGATTTTGTGCGACATTATGATGCCCAACCTCGATGGTTACGGCGTGATTACCGCCTTGCGATCTTCACCAGAAACCGCAAGCATCCCCTTTATTTTTCTCAGCGCCAAAGCCGATAGATCCGATTTGCGTCAAGGCATGGAACTGGGTGCAGATGATTATCTAACCAAACCATTTACCAGAGTTGAATTGCTTGGCGCGATCGCCGCTAGATTTGAAAGGCAAGTAGCCATTAATCAGCCCTACTCTACCCCACCCCTGCCTGCCGCAGAACGATTGAATGACATACAGACAAGCCTGCGTCACGCATTAGAACGGCGAGAATTTCAACCATACTATCAACCCCAGATCGATCTCCATACCGGAAAAATCATGGGAGCAGAAGTTTTACTGCGTTGGCTGCATCCAAGACAAGGGCTAGTTTCGCCTATGGAGTTTATTCCCCTAGCCGAAGAAACCGGATGGATTATCCCCATTGGTGAATGGGTTTTGCATACTGCTTGCACGCAGGCTAAAGCTTGGCAACTCGCTGGGCTTTCGCCTTTACAAATAGCTGTAAACTTGTCAGCCCGCCAATTCAATCAACCAAATCTGCGTAACCGAGTTCTCCAGATACTACAAGAAACTAATCTTGAACCCAAATATCTAGAATTAGAACTAACTGAAAGTACCATTGTGGAAAATCCAAAAATAGCTATTCAAATAATGAGCGATTTTAAAAACTTAGGAATTGAAATATCTATTGATGATTTTGGTACGGGTTATTCTTCACTAAACTATCTAAAACAGTTTCCATTCAACACCCTAAAAATCGACAGATTATTTGTCTCGAACATTAATAATGATGCCAAAAATGCCGCGATTACAACGGCAATTACTCAAATGGCTCACACCTTAAATTTAAAAGTAATTGCTGAAGGCGTCGAAACCCAAGCAGAACTCTCTTTCCTCTGCCAACATAACTGTGATGCCGCACAAGGCTATTTGTTCAGCCGTCCCATACCAGCAGGTGAATTTGAAAAATTGTTGGTTGCCGATAAATTTTGGGAACTTGATGCAGAATGA
- the rpoD gene encoding RNA polymerase sigma factor RpoD has protein sequence MTQATNDVLETMIPPESEMLELLIEEEADRDEFLDVAPDEDDGKPGKVARGRRRAQTKKKHYTEDSIRLYLQEIGRIRLLRADEEIELARKIADLLQLERVHEQLSERLDRHPQDKEWAEAVNMPLPQFRSRLYLGRRAKDKMVQSNLRLVVSIAKKYMNRGLSFQDLIQEGSLGLIRAAEKFDHEKGYKFSTYATWWIRQAITRAIADQSRTIRLPVHLYETISRIKKTTKLLSQEMGRKPTEEEIATRMEMTIEKLRFIAKSAQLPISLETPIGKEEDSRLGDFIEADGETPEDQVSKNLLREDLESVLDTLSPRERDVLRLRYGLDDGRMKTLEEIGQIFNVTRERIRQIEAKALRKLRHPNRNSILKEYIR, from the coding sequence ATGACCCAGGCAACCAACGACGTACTCGAAACAATGATTCCCCCTGAGAGCGAAATGTTGGAGCTCTTAATTGAGGAAGAAGCAGACCGAGACGAATTTTTGGATGTTGCACCGGATGAGGACGACGGTAAGCCTGGTAAGGTTGCAAGAGGCCGTCGTCGCGCCCAAACCAAAAAGAAACATTACACAGAAGACTCGATTCGTCTCTACCTCCAAGAAATTGGTCGCATCAGACTGTTGCGTGCGGACGAAGAAATTGAATTAGCCCGCAAAATTGCCGATTTACTGCAATTGGAGCGCGTACACGAGCAACTATCCGAGCGCTTGGATCGACACCCCCAAGACAAGGAATGGGCTGAGGCGGTAAATATGCCGTTACCTCAGTTCCGCAGTCGCTTGTACTTAGGACGGCGGGCAAAGGACAAAATGGTGCAGTCTAACCTCCGTCTGGTGGTTTCGATTGCGAAAAAATATATGAATCGGGGATTGTCGTTCCAAGACCTGATTCAAGAAGGCAGCCTGGGTCTGATTCGTGCCGCTGAGAAATTCGATCACGAAAAAGGTTACAAGTTCTCCACTTATGCAACTTGGTGGATTCGTCAGGCAATAACACGCGCGATCGCGGATCAATCTCGCACGATCCGCTTGCCCGTTCACCTCTACGAAACCATTTCTCGCATTAAGAAAACTACCAAGCTTCTTTCCCAAGAAATGGGCCGCAAACCAACTGAAGAAGAAATCGCCACTCGCATGGAAATGACCATCGAGAAACTGCGATTTATTGCTAAATCAGCACAGTTGCCCATATCTTTGGAAACTCCAATTGGCAAAGAAGAAGATTCCCGCCTTGGAGACTTTATCGAAGCTGATGGTGAAACTCCAGAAGATCAAGTTTCCAAGAACCTCCTCCGGGAAGACTTAGAAAGCGTCCTGGATACCCTCAGCCCCCGCGAACGCGATGTTTTGCGGCTGCGCTACGGTTTGGATGATGGACGCATGAAGACGCTAGAAGAAATAGGCCAAATTTTCAACGTCACCCGCGAACGCATTCGTCAAATTGAAGCGAAAGCTCTCCGCAAGTTGCGCCATCCCAATCGCAACAGCATTCTCAAAGAATACATCCGCTAG